A part of Cystobacter fuscus DSM 2262 genomic DNA contains:
- a CDS encoding type I polyketide synthase: MSEEINYRQLLQQQLVKIRKLEARLEQAEAARREPIAIVGMGCRLPGGVEGPEDFWELMVRGVDATSEVPPDRWDAEALFGTEPGKIATRRGGFLKDVERFDARFFGISDREAERMDPQQRLVLEVAWEALERAGHAVDRARRERVGVFVGVMNNDYGQRVLDQEGLAGIDPTFMGARANCAISGRLSYLWGFQGPSLVVDTACSSSLVAVHLACQSLRNGECNVALAGGVNLLLSPEVSVYLSSSGALSPDGRCKSFDASADGFGRAEACGVLALERLSDARARGAPILAIIRGSAVGHDGPSSAFSVPNGVAQQGVIRQALQHAGVAPVEVSYLEAHGTGTAMGDPIEVEAMWSVLKEGRKGGESLWMGSVKTNVGYPEAASGVVGMMKVVLAMRHGQLPTHLHLKTPNPRIDWASMAVKVPGELTAWTPTQGARIAGVTSYGRTGTLAHVVLAEPPPRVEPERRPERPGHVLVLSARSEEALRAQVERYARFLAMSTEPLGDVCFTAAVGRTHFEHRLAVVGRDARQVRERLLEARGGSKVMPGALAPDVTFVFGGEGAAGGRELYDTQPAFREGLEACAAAVKDVLGEPLVGLMYGEGSGRWKDASQERIAVFARQWALARMWRAWGVRPSAVAGEGVGEWVAAVEAGVLGLEAGLRRAAGETGPAVNWASAVLPRVTRASDVGVRLDVGRADSAEWTQVLETLGALYVRGVEVDWAAFDAPHSRRRIALPTYPFQRQRYWLTPDVPQ, from the coding sequence GCCACGAGCGAAGTGCCTCCGGACCGGTGGGACGCGGAGGCCCTGTTCGGCACGGAGCCGGGGAAGATCGCCACGAGGCGGGGGGGCTTCCTGAAGGACGTGGAGCGGTTCGACGCCCGGTTCTTCGGCATTTCGGATCGCGAAGCGGAGCGGATGGATCCGCAGCAACGTCTGGTGTTGGAGGTGGCGTGGGAGGCATTGGAGCGGGCGGGGCACGCGGTGGATCGCGCGAGGCGCGAGCGGGTGGGCGTGTTCGTGGGGGTGATGAACAACGATTACGGGCAGCGGGTGTTGGACCAGGAGGGGCTCGCGGGCATTGATCCCACCTTCATGGGGGCGCGAGCCAACTGCGCGATCTCCGGGCGGCTGTCCTACCTGTGGGGCTTCCAGGGACCGAGCCTCGTGGTGGACACGGCCTGTTCCTCGTCACTGGTGGCGGTGCACCTGGCCTGTCAGAGCCTGCGCAACGGGGAGTGCAACGTGGCGCTGGCGGGCGGGGTGAACCTGCTGCTCTCGCCGGAGGTGAGTGTCTATCTCTCGAGCAGTGGAGCGCTCTCGCCGGACGGGCGGTGCAAGAGTTTCGACGCATCGGCGGATGGCTTTGGCCGTGCGGAGGCGTGCGGGGTGCTGGCGCTGGAGCGGCTGTCGGACGCGCGGGCGCGGGGCGCGCCCATCCTGGCGATCATCCGGGGCTCGGCGGTGGGGCATGACGGGCCGAGCAGCGCCTTCTCGGTGCCCAATGGGGTGGCGCAGCAGGGAGTCATCCGCCAGGCGCTCCAGCACGCGGGCGTGGCTCCGGTGGAGGTGAGCTACCTGGAGGCGCACGGCACGGGGACGGCGATGGGAGATCCCATCGAGGTCGAGGCGATGTGGTCGGTGTTGAAGGAGGGGCGCAAGGGGGGCGAGTCACTGTGGATGGGCTCGGTGAAGACGAACGTGGGCTATCCCGAGGCGGCCTCCGGGGTGGTGGGGATGATGAAGGTGGTGCTGGCGATGAGGCATGGCCAGTTGCCGACGCACCTGCACCTGAAGACGCCCAACCCGCGCATCGACTGGGCGAGCATGGCGGTGAAGGTGCCCGGGGAGCTGACGGCGTGGACGCCTACGCAGGGGGCGCGCATCGCGGGGGTGACGTCCTACGGGCGGACGGGGACGCTGGCGCACGTGGTGTTGGCGGAGCCTCCCCCGAGGGTGGAACCCGAGCGGCGTCCGGAGCGGCCCGGACACGTGCTGGTGTTGTCGGCCCGGAGCGAGGAGGCGCTGCGGGCGCAGGTGGAGCGCTACGCCCGGTTCCTGGCGATGAGCACCGAGCCCCTGGGGGACGTGTGCTTCACGGCGGCGGTGGGGCGGACGCACTTCGAGCACCGGCTGGCGGTGGTGGGGCGCGATGCGCGGCAGGTGCGCGAGCGGCTGCTGGAGGCGCGAGGGGGCAGCAAGGTGATGCCAGGGGCGCTGGCGCCGGACGTGACGTTCGTCTTTGGCGGAGAGGGGGCGGCCGGGGGCCGGGAGCTGTACGACACGCAACCCGCGTTTCGTGAGGGACTGGAGGCCTGTGCGGCGGCCGTGAAGGACGTCCTGGGGGAGCCGTTGGTGGGGCTGATGTACGGAGAGGGATCGGGGCGGTGGAAGGACGCATCCCAGGAGCGGATCGCGGTGTTCGCGCGGCAGTGGGCGTTGGCTCGGATGTGGCGGGCGTGGGGGGTGAGGCCCTCGGCGGTGGCGGGCGAGGGGGTAGGGGAGTGGGTCGCGGCGGTGGAGGCGGGGGTGCTCGGGCTCGAAGCGGGGCTGCGGCGCGCGGCGGGGGAGACGGGTCCCGCCGTGAATTGGGCCTCGGCCGTGCTGCCCCGGGTCACGCGGGCCAGTGACGTGGGCGTGCGGCTGGATGTGGGACGAGCGGACAGCGCGGAGTGGACGCAGGTGTTGGAGACACTCGGCGCGCTATACGTCCGGGGCGTGGAGGTGGATTGGGCGGCCTTCGATGCGCCCCACTCACGGCGCCGGATCGCGCTTCCCACCTATCCCTTCCAGCGTCAGCGCTATTGGCTGACGCCCGACGTGCCTCAGTAG